Proteins co-encoded in one Listeria ivanovii subsp. ivanovii genomic window:
- a CDS encoding phosphate acyltransferase, whose product MTKNRFFSEKVETSSFVFAVAGADDEVVLETIRLALKQKLGKFLLFGKNEDKTLTANEEVTWIQADTAEEVAQGAILAVKNKEADILVKGFIPTATLMHHVLKKENGLRTGNLLSQIAIFDIPTYHKPLLLTDCAMNVAPETKEKIAITENAVSTANKIGIWNPKIVLLSAVEEITDKMTSTVEANEVVNHFGDTLAIAGPLALDVAISKEAALHKGIKSSVAGEADILIAPNIETGNVLYKSLVYFAGARVGSAIVGAKVPIVISSRNDTPENKLASFILTVRMVGKR is encoded by the coding sequence ATGACAAAAAACAGATTTTTTTCAGAGAAAGTAGAAACTAGTTCTTTCGTTTTTGCAGTAGCCGGTGCGGATGATGAAGTAGTTTTAGAAACAATTCGTTTGGCATTGAAACAAAAGTTAGGTAAGTTCTTATTATTTGGGAAAAATGAAGACAAAACTCTAACGGCAAATGAAGAAGTTACTTGGATTCAAGCAGATACAGCTGAAGAAGTAGCTCAAGGTGCCATTTTAGCAGTAAAAAACAAAGAAGCAGATATTTTGGTGAAAGGGTTTATTCCGACAGCTACTTTAATGCATCATGTGTTAAAAAAAGAAAATGGACTTAGAACCGGAAATTTACTAAGCCAGATTGCTATTTTCGATATCCCGACATATCATAAACCGCTATTATTAACGGATTGCGCAATGAATGTCGCACCAGAAACGAAAGAGAAAATAGCTATTACTGAAAATGCAGTAAGTACTGCAAATAAAATTGGTATATGGAATCCAAAAATCGTTTTGCTAAGCGCAGTGGAAGAGATCACAGATAAAATGACTTCTACGGTTGAAGCAAATGAAGTAGTTAATCATTTTGGGGATACGTTAGCAATTGCTGGACCGCTCGCACTTGATGTAGCCATTTCCAAAGAAGCAGCTCTTCATAAAGGCATCAAAAGCAGTGTAGCGGGAGAAGCTGATATTTTGATTGCACCGAATATAGAAACTGGTAACGTACTTTATAAATCACTTGTTTATTTTGCGGGTGCTAGAGTGGGAAGTGCTATCGTTGGAGCAAAAGTGCCAATTGTTATCTCTTCTAGAAATGATACTCCTGAAAATAAATTAGCTTCATTTATACTAACTGTCAGAATGGTTGGAAAAAGATGA
- a CDS encoding cold-shock protein, translating to MEQGTVKWFNAEKGFGFIERENGDDVFVHFSAIQGDGFKSLDEGQAVTFDVEEGQRGPQAANVQKA from the coding sequence ATGGAACAAGGTACAGTAAAATGGTTTAACGCAGAAAAAGGATTTGGTTTTATCGAACGCGAAAACGGTGACGATGTATTCGTACATTTCAGCGCTATCCAAGGCGACGGATTCAAATCTTTAGACGAAGGTCAAGCAGTAACTTTCGACGTTGAAGAAGGCCAACGCGGACCTCAAGCAGCTAACGTTCAAAAAGCGTAA
- the ahrC gene encoding transcriptional regulator AhrC/ArgR, giving the protein MNKGHRHIIIRELITSNEIDTQEDLVELLLERDVKVTQATVSRDIKELHLVKVPTQTGGYKYSLPADNSFNPHQKLKRTLIDCFIGIDTVQFMIILKVMPGNGNSVGALIDNLDWPEKAGTLCGDDTCLIICRSEENAKTLTDRFIDML; this is encoded by the coding sequence ATGAATAAAGGTCATCGTCATATTATTATTCGAGAATTGATTACATCTAATGAGATTGACACGCAAGAAGATTTAGTAGAACTTCTATTAGAACGCGATGTTAAAGTCACCCAGGCAACCGTTTCCCGTGATATTAAAGAACTTCATCTTGTCAAAGTTCCAACACAAACGGGTGGCTATAAGTATAGTTTACCTGCCGATAATAGCTTTAATCCACATCAAAAACTAAAACGCACATTAATTGACTGCTTTATTGGCATCGATACTGTGCAATTTATGATTATTTTAAAAGTAATGCCAGGAAATGGGAATTCTGTTGGTGCGCTAATAGATAACCTGGACTGGCCAGAAAAAGCAGGAACCCTGTGCGGAGACGATACCTGCCTGATTATTTGTCGCTCGGAAGAAAATGCAAAAACATTAACAGATCGTTTTATAGATATGCTTTAA
- a CDS encoding TlyA family RNA methyltransferase — MTIKKERADILLVDKGLFETREKAKRAIMAGIVYRKEERVDKPGEKIPVDSELQVKGKQMPYVSRGGLKLEKALEVFEFDVKDKLMLDIGASTGGFTDCALQNGARHSYALDVGYNQLAWKLRNDDRVTVMERTNFRHVTPADFTEGLADFATIDVSFISLKLILPVLRTVLVTGGDVMTLIKPQFEAGREQVGKKGIIRDPAVHQSVVEHIVQFALDNGYDLMGLDYSPITGGEGNIEFIAHLKWTGEATGTNQLSSDAITQLVSKAHKKLDK, encoded by the coding sequence ATGACAATAAAAAAAGAGCGAGCAGACATTCTGCTAGTAGACAAAGGATTATTTGAAACAAGAGAAAAAGCGAAACGTGCGATTATGGCGGGTATAGTTTACCGAAAAGAAGAGCGTGTTGATAAACCAGGAGAAAAAATTCCGGTGGATAGTGAGCTTCAAGTTAAAGGTAAACAAATGCCATATGTCAGTCGTGGCGGCCTTAAATTAGAAAAAGCTTTAGAAGTATTTGAGTTTGATGTTAAAGATAAATTAATGCTTGATATCGGGGCTTCTACCGGTGGATTTACGGACTGTGCTCTGCAAAATGGAGCAAGACATTCCTATGCACTTGATGTCGGTTATAATCAGCTTGCATGGAAATTACGTAATGATGATCGTGTTACTGTTATGGAACGAACTAATTTTCGTCACGTTACTCCAGCTGATTTTACAGAAGGGTTAGCCGATTTTGCGACGATTGATGTCTCGTTTATTTCTTTAAAATTAATCTTGCCTGTGCTTAGAACTGTTCTTGTAACAGGCGGCGATGTCATGACTTTGATTAAGCCACAATTTGAAGCTGGTCGAGAACAGGTTGGGAAAAAAGGGATTATTCGTGATCCAGCAGTACATCAATCAGTTGTAGAGCATATAGTTCAATTTGCACTAGATAACGGTTATGATTTAATGGGACTGGATTATTCACCGATTACAGGTGGGGAAGGGAACATCGAATTTATTGCTCACCTAAAATGGACAGGTGAAGCAACCGGGACAAATCAGTTATCTTCTGATGCAATAACCCAACTTGTTTCTAAAGCACATAAAAAACTAGATAAATAA
- the recN gene encoding DNA repair protein RecN: MLQEMTIKNFAIIESLSLSFREGMTVLTGETGAGKSIIIDALGLLVGGRGSTDFIRHGEERLELQGLFALAEDNLACRDALLEHGIDATDDMVVLERSLFRSGKNSCRINGKLVTTVLLRQIGSKLIDIHSQHEHQELMNEEFHLSLLDRFAADKIKPALTKYQAKFKEYQSISKEWQNWTKNERELAQRLDMLRFQQKEIENANLQAGEEDRLLEQKNILANFEKLNENLQGAYTAIQGEPGGLEFIGEAMRQMDSAASIHTDYKAVSEAISSSYYMLEDSMSQIRQSLDQLEFQPEELNQIESRLNDLNQLKRKYGKTIEDIIHYEQEISSEMEKLTDSESHVGHLETKLANLKAELTKQAAILTDIRKKAATTLEKQIKQELNQLYMEKAIFSVRFETEKMELTETGQDSIVFYMSTNPGEPLKPLAKIASGGELSRMMLALKTIFSRHQGITSIIFDEVDTGVSGRVGQAIAEKIYAVSVGSQVLCISHLPQVAAMANHHYYITKKVQNKRTTTSVTILTGDEKVEEISRMIAGIEVTELTKQHAKEMIEQAEKVKETY; this comes from the coding sequence TTGCTTCAAGAAATGACAATTAAAAACTTTGCTATCATCGAATCGCTGTCTTTGAGTTTCAGGGAAGGGATGACAGTATTAACGGGGGAGACCGGCGCAGGTAAATCAATTATTATTGATGCGCTTGGTCTTCTTGTTGGCGGGCGCGGCTCCACAGATTTTATTCGTCACGGCGAAGAACGACTCGAATTACAAGGGCTATTTGCACTAGCAGAAGATAATTTGGCGTGCCGAGATGCGCTTTTGGAACATGGAATAGATGCAACAGATGATATGGTTGTTTTAGAACGCAGCTTATTTCGGTCAGGTAAAAATAGTTGTCGGATTAACGGCAAGTTGGTTACTACCGTGTTACTTCGTCAAATAGGTTCTAAATTAATTGATATCCATAGCCAACATGAACACCAAGAACTAATGAATGAGGAATTCCATTTATCATTGCTAGATCGTTTTGCTGCTGATAAAATCAAACCAGCGTTAACGAAATACCAAGCGAAATTTAAAGAGTACCAATCCATTTCAAAAGAATGGCAAAATTGGACGAAAAATGAACGTGAACTTGCGCAACGTCTTGATATGCTCCGTTTTCAACAAAAAGAAATCGAAAATGCTAATTTACAAGCCGGTGAAGAAGATCGTTTACTAGAACAAAAAAATATTCTAGCTAATTTTGAAAAATTAAATGAAAACTTACAAGGTGCTTATACAGCCATTCAGGGTGAGCCAGGTGGACTTGAGTTTATTGGAGAAGCGATGCGCCAGATGGATTCCGCTGCCAGTATTCATACGGATTATAAAGCAGTTAGTGAAGCAATTTCATCTAGTTATTATATGTTAGAAGATAGTATGAGCCAAATTAGGCAATCACTCGATCAATTAGAGTTTCAACCAGAAGAACTTAACCAAATCGAATCACGCCTAAATGATCTCAACCAATTGAAACGCAAGTATGGCAAAACAATTGAAGATATCATTCACTACGAACAAGAAATTAGTAGTGAAATGGAGAAGTTAACAGATAGTGAGTCACATGTTGGTCACTTAGAAACCAAACTAGCCAACTTAAAGGCGGAACTTACAAAACAAGCAGCCATATTAACTGACATCCGTAAAAAGGCGGCGACGACACTAGAAAAACAAATTAAACAAGAACTAAACCAACTTTATATGGAAAAAGCGATTTTTAGCGTTCGTTTTGAAACAGAAAAAATGGAATTGACAGAAACAGGACAAGATAGCATCGTTTTTTATATGTCTACCAACCCTGGCGAACCGTTAAAACCACTTGCGAAAATTGCTTCAGGTGGAGAATTGTCCCGGATGATGTTAGCTCTTAAAACCATTTTCTCTAGACACCAAGGAATCACCTCAATTATTTTTGATGAAGTTGATACAGGTGTAAGTGGTCGTGTTGGTCAAGCGATTGCAGAGAAAATTTATGCTGTTTCCGTTGGCTCACAAGTTCTTTGCATCAGTCATTTGCCACAAGTTGCTGCAATGGCTAACCATCATTATTACATCACCAAAAAAGTTCAAAACAAACGTACAACGACTTCAGTTACTATCCTAACAGGTGATGAAAAAGTAGAAGAAATTAGCCGAATGATTGCAGGGATTGAAGTGACAGAACTAACTAAACAACATGCAAAAGAAATGATCGAACAAGCGGAAAAAGTAAAAGAAACTTATTAA